Proteins encoded within one genomic window of Saccharopolyspora pogona:
- a CDS encoding ABC transporter permease — MDHRRSRATIAICAVLAICVAALALFGPLLTSGSPTEQRSLPFEPSTGPLPLGSDEIGRDALVRVLHGGLPVLVLAMGSTLLASAISVVVGLATGLAERRASEFTVRIIDVVGVAPPLLLMLITATGFPGSDLAVLVTVALVCVPFSVRVIRAAARQVSALGFVEIARARGDRWWSVLRHDVLPAVSGTLVAELGIRFTAAIHLTATAGFLGLGRGAPAANWGRMVNENFPGMALNPWPVLVPALLLVVFAVSVNLLADEAAHRIGGRR, encoded by the coding sequence ATGGACCACCGACGTTCCCGCGCAACGATCGCGATCTGCGCGGTGCTGGCCATCTGCGTCGCCGCGCTCGCACTGTTCGGGCCGCTGCTGACCAGCGGGTCCCCCACCGAGCAGCGGTCGCTGCCATTCGAACCATCGACCGGCCCGCTCCCGCTGGGCAGCGACGAGATCGGCCGGGACGCGCTGGTGCGGGTGTTGCACGGCGGCTTGCCGGTCCTCGTCCTCGCGATGGGCTCCACGCTGCTGGCCAGTGCGATCAGCGTCGTGGTCGGATTGGCGACCGGACTCGCCGAACGGCGCGCGAGCGAGTTCACCGTCCGGATCATCGACGTCGTCGGGGTAGCCCCTCCCCTGCTGCTCATGCTGATCACCGCAACCGGGTTCCCCGGCAGCGACCTGGCCGTGCTCGTCACGGTCGCGCTGGTGTGCGTGCCGTTCTCGGTCCGGGTCATCCGCGCCGCCGCACGTCAGGTGAGTGCCCTCGGTTTCGTCGAGATCGCCCGTGCTCGTGGTGACCGGTGGTGGTCGGTCCTGCGCCACGACGTTCTCCCCGCCGTCTCCGGAACCCTGGTCGCCGAGCTGGGAATCCGGTTCACCGCCGCCATCCACCTCACCGCGACGGCGGGATTCCTCGGTCTCGGGCGGGGCGCCCCGGCCGCGAACTGGGGGCGCATGGTCAACGAGAACTTCCCCGGAATGGCGCTCAACCCGTGGCCGGTGCTGGTACCCGCGCTGCTGCTGGTGGTGTTCGCGGTGTCGGTCAACCTGCTCGCCGACGAAGCCGCACACCGGATCGGAGGTCGACGATGA
- a CDS encoding integrase core domain-containing protein yields MHGELTTLGIKIAPSTIWEILKQEGHDPAPERASTTWADFLRSQAEALLACDFIETVTLNGQHQYILAVIEHASRRIRVLGTTAHPTASRVIQAMKNLVMDLEDAGCQVRYLIRDRDGKFPALIEEILAEAGIQSLLTGVRMPRMNSIMERWVQSCRRELLDRCLLWNEHHLRHALREYERFYNQHRAHQALAQAAPLRAVSDPITEPKRINDLNIRRRDRLGGVLHEYSHAA; encoded by the coding sequence GTGCACGGTGAGCTCACCACGCTCGGCATCAAGATAGCTCCCTCCACGATCTGGGAGATCCTCAAGCAGGAAGGTCATGATCCCGCACCCGAGCGGGCATCCACCACGTGGGCCGACTTCCTGCGCTCACAAGCCGAGGCACTTCTGGCCTGCGATTTCATCGAGACCGTCACCCTCAATGGGCAGCACCAGTACATCCTGGCCGTTATCGAGCACGCCAGCAGGCGCATCCGCGTCCTGGGCACCACCGCTCACCCGACCGCGAGCCGGGTCATCCAGGCGATGAAGAATCTCGTGATGGACCTGGAGGACGCAGGCTGCCAGGTGCGTTATCTGATCCGAGATCGGGATGGGAAGTTCCCCGCTCTCATCGAGGAGATCCTTGCGGAGGCTGGCATCCAGAGCCTGCTCACAGGTGTCCGAATGCCACGGATGAACTCAATCATGGAAAGGTGGGTGCAATCCTGCCGACGCGAGCTGCTCGACCGCTGCCTGCTGTGGAATGAGCACCATCTGCGGCACGCCCTGCGCGAGTACGAACGCTTCTACAACCAGCACCGAGCCCATCAAGCCCTGGCTCAAGCGGCCCCGCTGCGCGCCGTCTCGGATCCGATCACGGAGCCGAAGCGGATCAACGATCTAAACATACGCCGACGAGACCGACTCGGCGGTGTCCTTCACGAGTACTCACATGCCGCTTGA
- a CDS encoding ferredoxin produces MRVSIDVGKCIGVGQCVFAAADIFDQDDSDGTVLLHAGGKDAEVPAAHRDAVLEAARLCPSGAVAVTS; encoded by the coding sequence GTGCGTGTGTCGATCGACGTGGGGAAATGCATTGGCGTCGGCCAGTGCGTGTTCGCCGCAGCCGACATCTTCGACCAGGACGACAGCGACGGCACCGTACTGCTGCACGCTGGCGGGAAGGACGCGGAAGTTCCGGCTGCGCATCGCGATGCCGTGCTCGAAGCCGCGCGTCTTTGCCCGTCCGGCGCGGTGGCGGTCACGAGCTGA
- a CDS encoding ABC transporter permease, producing the protein MKLALFLVRRVVAAVLSLVALSALVFAATDLLPGDAADTLAGAQASQGDRDQLRAQLGLDRNALDRFTSWLSHAATGDLGTGLVGGRPVAAVLGERLPNSLVLTALALLLAVPLAIAGGLLAGMRAQRRSDRVISGGALVLAGLPEFLTVVALTAVLSTWLGLLPEVSLAPVGGRPWDSPQVLVLPTLSLMLVGVATATRLVRSAVVDVVDAPYVESARLAGVSGGRLAVRHVLPNALGPAVQAVAVMFGGLTGGAVVVETIFNYPGVGYELQQAVANRDVPMVQGLSLALCATALLALLAGDVVATLLDPRRRGL; encoded by the coding sequence ATGAAGCTCGCGCTGTTCCTCGTCCGCCGTGTGGTCGCGGCGGTACTGTCCCTGGTCGCGTTGTCGGCGCTGGTGTTCGCGGCCACCGATCTGCTGCCCGGGGATGCCGCCGACACCCTGGCCGGAGCGCAGGCCAGTCAGGGCGACCGCGACCAGTTGCGCGCACAGCTCGGCTTGGACCGCAACGCCCTCGACCGGTTCACCTCCTGGCTGTCCCACGCCGCCACCGGCGACCTCGGCACGGGTCTGGTCGGCGGGCGTCCGGTCGCGGCCGTGCTCGGCGAGCGGCTGCCCAACAGCCTGGTTCTGACCGCGCTCGCCCTCCTGTTGGCCGTCCCGCTGGCGATCGCGGGCGGGCTGCTGGCCGGGATGCGCGCGCAGCGGCGCAGCGACCGCGTGATCTCGGGCGGCGCGCTCGTCCTGGCCGGACTTCCCGAGTTCCTGACCGTGGTGGCGCTGACCGCGGTCCTGTCGACCTGGCTCGGCCTGCTACCGGAAGTGTCGCTGGCCCCGGTGGGCGGACGCCCCTGGGACAGCCCTCAGGTGCTGGTTCTGCCGACGCTGAGCCTGATGCTGGTCGGCGTGGCCACAGCGACGCGGCTCGTGCGCTCGGCCGTGGTCGATGTCGTCGACGCGCCGTACGTGGAGTCGGCGCGGCTGGCGGGCGTCTCCGGGGGCCGGCTGGCGGTTCGGCACGTGCTGCCCAACGCGCTGGGACCAGCCGTGCAGGCCGTCGCGGTGATGTTCGGCGGGCTGACCGGCGGGGCCGTGGTGGTGGAGACGATCTTCAACTACCCCGGCGTGGGCTACGAGCTCCAGCAGGCGGTCGCCAACCGGGATGTGCCGATGGTGCAGGGACTTTCCCTCGCCTTATGCGCGACCGCACTGCTCGCCCTGCTCGCCGGCGACGTGGTCGCCACCCTGCTCGATCCCCGTCGGCGGGGGTTGTGA
- a CDS encoding ABC transporter substrate-binding protein, which translates to MTRHIHRRAFLRSSLYAAGLAALTACGSTPATARRGGTLRAAFTGGGASETLNFLTGPTALDSVRARAMHGKLGTLDPAAPDGVRYSVLEGIDVSSDLRTYTLRLRKDVTFTDGSALTTRDVLYSLNAPVLLGALPYLKPPAQNFDLGAARIVDDLTLVLPAKQPIADGRLVLCQSTLVVKDATTAFMPDMPTCGPFRITEFVPGQGSTLARHEGFYGLALGRGPYLDSLELRSIPDSNARVNALTGGQLDFVGDIGPVKARTLEANKRFGVSSGQLPHATSFGFMMNLAHKPFDDVRVRQAFKLAADREGMVRSVLFGRGFVGNDLPSLGFADYAAEIAQRPHDVQRARALLREAGAEGMPITLTTGSDVAGLVEVSTLYIENLKEIGVQATLDQRPPGQLFADIKSYYQLPFTATYSPPSPPLSGYANTRTAGAPSTFGFNRPDIDALVLRARSATDPAQRREAAVQAQRLMWEEGNSVLPVFAPTINGQAANVQGVTNEPWADFSGAFLA; encoded by the coding sequence GTGACCCGGCACATCCACCGCCGCGCGTTCCTCCGCTCCTCGCTGTACGCGGCGGGGCTTGCAGCTCTCACCGCGTGCGGCTCGACACCCGCCACAGCTCGACGCGGCGGGACGTTGCGCGCCGCGTTCACCGGCGGCGGCGCGTCGGAAACCCTCAACTTCCTCACCGGACCGACGGCACTGGATTCGGTGCGGGCACGAGCGATGCACGGAAAGCTCGGCACACTGGATCCGGCCGCGCCCGACGGAGTGCGCTACAGCGTGCTGGAAGGCATCGACGTCAGTTCGGATCTTCGGACCTACACTCTCCGGCTGCGCAAGGACGTGACCTTCACCGACGGATCCGCTCTGACCACGCGAGACGTGCTGTACTCGCTCAACGCCCCGGTCCTCCTCGGCGCGCTTCCCTACCTCAAACCACCCGCGCAGAACTTCGACCTGGGCGCCGCCCGCATCGTCGATGACCTGACGCTGGTGCTGCCGGCCAAGCAACCGATCGCGGACGGTCGGCTGGTGCTGTGCCAGAGCACACTGGTGGTCAAGGACGCCACGACGGCCTTCATGCCGGACATGCCGACCTGCGGCCCGTTCAGGATCACCGAGTTCGTCCCCGGTCAGGGAAGCACACTCGCCCGCCACGAGGGCTTCTACGGTCTGGCCCTGGGTCGCGGCCCGTACCTGGATTCCCTGGAGTTGCGTTCGATTCCCGACTCCAACGCCAGGGTGAACGCGCTGACCGGCGGGCAGCTCGACTTCGTCGGTGACATCGGCCCGGTCAAGGCCCGCACTCTGGAGGCCAACAAGCGGTTCGGGGTAAGCAGCGGGCAACTTCCGCACGCGACGTCGTTCGGGTTCATGATGAACCTCGCGCACAAGCCGTTCGACGACGTGCGCGTTCGCCAGGCATTCAAGCTCGCTGCGGATCGCGAGGGCATGGTCAGGTCCGTGCTGTTCGGCCGGGGCTTCGTCGGCAACGACCTGCCGTCGCTGGGATTCGCCGACTACGCGGCGGAAATCGCGCAGCGCCCGCACGACGTGCAACGAGCGCGCGCGCTGCTGCGCGAGGCCGGGGCCGAAGGGATGCCGATCACGCTGACCACCGGGTCAGACGTCGCGGGCCTGGTTGAAGTGTCCACTTTGTACATCGAGAACCTCAAGGAGATCGGCGTCCAGGCCACCCTCGACCAACGTCCGCCGGGCCAGCTCTTCGCCGACATCAAGTCCTATTACCAGCTCCCGTTCACTGCGACCTATTCGCCGCCTTCCCCGCCGCTGTCGGGATACGCCAACACCCGCACCGCGGGCGCACCCTCGACGTTCGGATTCAACCGCCCCGACATCGACGCGCTGGTGCTCAGAGCCCGCAGTGCGACCGACCCCGCGCAGCGGCGCGAGGCCGCCGTGCAAGCTCAGCGGCTGATGTGGGAAGAGGGAAACTCGGTGCTGCCGGTGTTCGCCCCCACCATCAACGGACAGGCCGCGAACGTGCAGGGCGTCACCAACGAGCCGTGGGCGGACTTCTCCGGCGCGTTCCTGGCATGA
- a CDS encoding reverse transcriptase domain-containing protein has product MQSAETVLGVLRERGRRGLPCNELYRQLFNPQLYLLAYGRIYPNQGAMTPGATQETADGMSLDKISTIIDAMRHERYHFSPVRRIHIPKKNGKLRPLGLPSWPDKLVGEVVRLLLESYYEPQFSGRSHGFRPGRGCHTALREVAETAPADNVVLPGRGLAGTFPGVRELWRGARRVRDDDRLCPFA; this is encoded by the coding sequence ATGCAAAGTGCTGAAACGGTGCTGGGTGTCCTCCGTGAACGCGGCAGGCGGGGCCTGCCGTGCAACGAACTGTATCGACAATTGTTCAACCCGCAGCTGTATTTGCTGGCTTACGGCCGCATCTACCCCAATCAAGGGGCGATGACGCCAGGGGCCACACAGGAAACCGCGGACGGTATGTCCCTGGACAAGATTAGCACTATTATTGATGCGATGCGCCACGAGCGCTACCACTTCTCTCCGGTGCGAAGGATCCACATTCCCAAGAAGAACGGGAAACTGCGCCCGCTGGGGCTACCGTCATGGCCGGACAAGCTGGTCGGGGAAGTAGTACGTCTGCTGCTGGAATCCTACTACGAACCCCAATTCTCCGGCCGCTCGCACGGGTTCCGTCCTGGCCGGGGTTGCCACACCGCGCTGCGCGAGGTGGCCGAGACTGCGCCTGCCGATAATGTCGTCCTTCCAGGTCGTGGTCTTGCCGGGACCTTTCCTGGAGTACGTGAGCTCTGGCGGGGGGCGAGACGAGTGCGGGATGATGATCGGCTGTGCCCCTTCGCCTGA